In one window of Bradyrhizobium sp. AZCC 1721 DNA:
- a CDS encoding acyl-CoA thioesterase, translating to MLTKAPHLFDDATRVTAGDSCWQGKTSPDYWAFVGPFGGCTAATILRALMEHPQRVGDPLSVTVNFCAPVAEGGFDLDVRLVKANRSSQHWCVEMTQGGGDVATLATAVFAERRPSWSHQQARFPGATPFEQARSFPNTPMTWTHQYDFRFVEGEPSLYGSPATAPLDAFSKQWIGDSTPRKIDMLSLMSMSDAFFGRVFLARRELVPFGTVSLTTYFHTASDDLAAEDITHILAVADAKIFHRSYGDQNGELWSPSGRLLATTTQIAYFKA from the coding sequence ATGCTGACCAAAGCCCCACACCTCTTCGATGATGCGACGCGAGTCACCGCCGGTGACAGTTGCTGGCAGGGCAAGACCAGCCCGGACTACTGGGCCTTTGTCGGCCCGTTCGGCGGCTGCACAGCCGCCACCATCCTGCGCGCGCTGATGGAGCATCCGCAGCGCGTAGGCGATCCGTTGTCGGTCACGGTGAATTTCTGCGCGCCGGTCGCCGAAGGCGGCTTCGATCTCGACGTGCGCCTGGTCAAGGCCAACCGTTCGAGCCAGCATTGGTGCGTGGAGATGACGCAAGGCGGCGGCGATGTTGCGACGCTGGCAACCGCCGTGTTCGCCGAGCGCCGTCCGTCCTGGTCGCACCAGCAGGCAAGATTTCCGGGCGCCACGCCGTTCGAGCAGGCGCGTTCGTTTCCGAACACGCCGATGACCTGGACGCACCAGTATGATTTCCGCTTCGTCGAGGGTGAGCCGAGTTTGTACGGATCGCCTGCCACGGCACCGCTCGATGCGTTCTCTAAACAGTGGATCGGCGACAGCACGCCGCGGAAGATCGACATGCTGTCGCTGATGTCGATGTCGGATGCGTTCTTCGGACGAGTATTTCTGGCGCGGCGGGAACTGGTCCCGTTCGGCACGGTATCGCTGACGACGTATTTCCATACCGCGTCGGACGATCTCGCGGCCGAGGACATCACGCACATATTGGCGGTGGCCGACGCCAAGATCTTCCACCGGAGTTACGGCGATCAGAACGGCGAGCTGTGGTCACCCTCCGGCCGCCTGCTCGCGACTACGACGCAAATCGCGTATTTCAAGGCCTAA
- a CDS encoding DUF2865 domain-containing protein gives MRTELAFSRVRRRATFVAAAILSGALLLAPGSVSAEGLFDFLFGTQKQQTRQASPQANFFADPFGLNQQPSAPAPAPRVAGSGPAFCVRSCDGKYFPLTMRGTASPVQTCQAFCPASVTKVFYGSNIDHATASNGERYADSENAYAYRKALSADCTCNGRSPSGLAPVDLTLDTSLRSGDVVATTDGLVAYTGVRLGADHTAEFTPVASYPGLTADVRARLGEMKVAPVSAEMVAGTAPLPEARRDDELPTASIPKTAAPKAAKRAEAR, from the coding sequence TTGCGTACAGAGTTGGCTTTTTCGCGCGTGCGGCGCCGCGCGACGTTTGTTGCCGCAGCGATCCTTTCGGGCGCTCTCCTGCTCGCGCCCGGCAGCGTTTCCGCCGAAGGCCTGTTCGATTTCCTGTTCGGCACGCAGAAGCAGCAGACGCGGCAAGCGTCACCGCAAGCCAATTTCTTCGCCGATCCGTTCGGCCTCAATCAGCAGCCATCGGCGCCCGCCCCGGCCCCGCGCGTGGCCGGCTCCGGACCAGCGTTTTGCGTGCGAAGCTGCGACGGCAAATATTTTCCGCTGACCATGCGCGGCACCGCCTCGCCGGTGCAGACCTGCCAGGCGTTCTGCCCGGCCAGCGTCACCAAGGTGTTTTACGGCAGCAACATCGATCATGCGACCGCCAGTAACGGCGAGCGCTATGCCGACAGCGAGAACGCCTACGCCTATCGCAAGGCGCTGAGCGCCGACTGCACCTGCAACGGCCGAAGCCCGTCCGGGCTTGCGCCGGTCGATCTCACGCTCGATACCTCGCTGCGCTCCGGCGATGTCGTCGCCACCACCGACGGCCTGGTGGCCTATACCGGCGTGCGCCTGGGCGCCGACCACACGGCGGAGTTCACGCCGGTCGCCTCCTATCCCGGCCTCACGGCGGATGTCCGCGCCCGGCTCGGCGAAATGAAGGTCGCGCCAGTCAGCGCCGAGATGGTCGCCGGCACCGCGCCGCTGCCCGAAGCACGGCGCGACGACGAACTGCCGACCGCCTCGATCCCGAAGACGGCCGCGCCGAAAGCGGCGAAGCGGGCGGAAGCGCGATAG
- the rocF gene encoding arginase: MSDANAPRIALLGVPLEIGASQAGTLMGPAALRTAGIGRILDQLGFVVEDHGDMLTPAIAPAEGPPPANTKYYDVIKTWIRALSERSYLLARSGAVPIFMGGDHSLSMGSVNGVARHWQEQGRPLFVLWLDAHADYNTPQTTETGNMHGMSAAFLCGEDGLEGLLGDVPRASIGPERLDLFGIRSIDPLEKKLVFDRRVAIADMRAIDEFGVAVLIRRVIERVRAGNGVLHLSFDVDFLDPAVAPGVGTTVPGGATYREAHLIMELLHDSGLVRSVDVVELNPFLDERGRTARVAVELISSLFGLQITDRRTPSNAVFPDNSQIRRKSKKGGP, encoded by the coding sequence ATGTCCGACGCCAACGCTCCCCGCATCGCCTTGCTCGGTGTCCCCCTCGAGATCGGCGCCTCGCAGGCCGGCACGCTGATGGGACCTGCGGCACTGCGCACCGCAGGCATCGGCCGCATCCTCGATCAACTCGGTTTTGTCGTCGAAGACCATGGCGATATGCTGACGCCGGCCATTGCTCCCGCCGAGGGGCCGCCGCCGGCGAATACCAAATATTACGACGTGATCAAAACCTGGATCCGAGCGCTCAGCGAGCGTTCGTATTTGCTCGCGCGATCCGGCGCCGTTCCGATCTTCATGGGCGGCGATCACTCGCTCTCGATGGGATCGGTGAACGGCGTCGCGCGACACTGGCAGGAACAGGGCCGGCCGTTGTTCGTGCTGTGGCTCGATGCACATGCCGATTACAACACGCCGCAGACGACCGAGACCGGCAACATGCACGGCATGTCGGCGGCCTTTCTCTGCGGCGAGGACGGCCTCGAGGGCCTGCTCGGCGACGTGCCCCGCGCCTCGATCGGTCCCGAGCGGCTCGATCTGTTCGGCATCCGCTCGATCGATCCGCTGGAGAAAAAGCTGGTGTTCGACCGCCGCGTCGCGATCGCCGACATGCGCGCCATCGACGAGTTCGGCGTCGCCGTCCTGATCCGGCGCGTGATCGAGCGCGTCAGGGCAGGCAACGGGGTGCTGCATTTAAGCTTCGACGTCGATTTTCTCGATCCCGCGGTCGCCCCCGGCGTCGGCACCACGGTACCGGGTGGCGCAACCTATCGCGAAGCGCATCTCATCATGGAGTTGCTGCACGATTCCGGTCTGGTGCGATCAGTGGACGTCGTCGAGCTCAACCCGTTCCTGGACGAACGCGGCCGCACCGCGCGCGTCGCGGTCGAATTGATCAGCAGCCTGTTCGGCCTGCAGATCACCGATCGTCGCACGCCCAGCAACGCGGTCTTTCCCGACAACAGCCAAATTCGTCGGAAAAGCAAAAAGGGCGGCCCATGA
- a CDS encoding glycogen/starch/alpha-glucan phosphorylase encodes MDVLQEQIAGNYPALGQPVDELALAEIKGAILAKLRLAIGKDAGMATRRDWYKAAALALRDRIVHRWLTAEKESYDAGSKRVYYLSLEFLIGRLFTDALNNMGLLPVFEAALGDLGVGLDDLRKCEPDAALGNGGLGRLAACFMESMATLAVPAIGYGIRYDFGLFRQIISQGWQQEYPDEWLSFGNPWEFLRAEVVYHVHFGGFVEHVDDHGRDRATWRPAETVQAVAYDTPIVGWRGQHVNALRLWSARSPDPLRLDVFNTGDYLGAVAEEARAESICKFLYPNDESPAGRELRLRQEYFFVSASLQDLVKRHLASDGQLRNLAMKVAVQLNDTHPSLAVTELMRILVDLHNFRWDEAWKITVATFSYTNHTLLPEALETWPVELFERLLPRHLEIIYRINAAHLALADQRCPGDIEYRASVSLIDEKSGRRVRMGQLAFVGSHRINGVSAMHSDLMKETVFHDLNHLYPGRITNKTNGITFRRWLMLANPKLTGLMREVCGEAVLDDFSLFERLEAHASDNAFQQRFREVKHHNKVALARLINERLGVKIDPSALFDIQIKRIHEYKRQLLNVVETIALYQAIKDEPQRDWVPRVKIFAGKAAASYRYAKLIIKLINDVAEVVNNDPDVAGRLKVVFLADYNVSLAEVIIPAADLSEQISTAGMEASGTGNMKLALNGALTIGTLDGANIEIRDHVGAENIAIFGMEAGDVMIRRKQGLDATDVISRSPRLARAITAIESGAFSPDDRARFASIGHALRYLDHYMVSADFDSYYTAQRGIDARWQVVPAWTRASILNVARMPWFSSDRTIREYAEDIWNVPVRATSAVPETSAQRGATR; translated from the coding sequence ATCGACGTGTTGCAGGAACAAATCGCAGGGAACTATCCGGCACTTGGCCAGCCGGTCGACGAACTCGCGCTCGCCGAGATCAAGGGCGCCATCCTCGCCAAGCTGCGCCTTGCGATCGGCAAGGACGCCGGCATGGCGACGCGTCGCGACTGGTACAAGGCCGCGGCGCTGGCGCTGCGCGACCGCATCGTGCACCGCTGGCTGACGGCCGAAAAGGAGAGCTACGATGCGGGCAGCAAACGGGTCTACTACCTCTCGCTCGAATTCCTGATCGGCCGGCTGTTCACCGACGCGCTGAACAATATGGGCCTCTTGCCGGTGTTCGAGGCGGCGCTCGGCGATCTCGGCGTCGGCCTGGATGATTTGCGCAAATGCGAGCCGGATGCCGCGCTCGGCAATGGCGGTCTCGGACGGCTGGCGGCATGCTTCATGGAAAGCATGGCGACGCTGGCCGTTCCCGCTATCGGCTACGGCATCCGCTACGATTTCGGCCTGTTCCGCCAGATCATTTCGCAGGGCTGGCAGCAGGAATATCCGGACGAATGGCTGAGCTTCGGCAACCCCTGGGAATTCCTGCGGGCGGAGGTGGTCTATCACGTTCATTTCGGCGGCTTTGTCGAACACGTCGACGACCACGGGCGCGACCGCGCGACGTGGCGGCCGGCGGAAACCGTGCAGGCCGTCGCCTATGACACGCCGATCGTGGGCTGGCGCGGCCAGCACGTCAACGCGCTGCGGCTATGGTCGGCGCGCTCGCCCGATCCCTTGCGGCTCGACGTCTTCAACACCGGCGACTACCTCGGCGCCGTCGCCGAGGAAGCGCGCGCGGAATCGATCTGCAAATTCCTCTACCCGAACGACGAGAGCCCCGCGGGACGCGAACTGCGGCTACGGCAGGAATATTTCTTCGTCTCGGCCTCGCTGCAGGACCTGGTCAAGCGGCATCTCGCCTCGGACGGGCAGTTGCGCAATTTGGCAATGAAGGTCGCGGTGCAGCTCAACGACACCCATCCGAGCCTTGCCGTCACCGAGCTGATGCGCATCCTGGTCGATCTGCACAATTTCCGCTGGGACGAGGCGTGGAAGATCACGGTGGCCACATTTTCCTACACCAATCACACGCTGCTGCCGGAAGCGCTGGAGACCTGGCCGGTCGAACTGTTCGAGCGGCTGCTGCCGCGGCATCTCGAAATCATCTACCGCATCAACGCCGCGCATCTGGCACTGGCCGATCAGCGCTGCCCCGGCGACATCGAGTATCGCGCGTCGGTGTCGCTGATCGACGAGAAGTCCGGACGTCGGGTGCGGATGGGGCAGCTCGCCTTCGTAGGCTCGCACCGCATCAACGGCGTGTCGGCAATGCACTCGGACCTGATGAAGGAGACCGTGTTCCACGATCTCAATCATCTCTATCCAGGCCGCATCACCAACAAGACCAACGGCATCACCTTCCGCCGCTGGCTGATGCTGGCCAATCCAAAGCTCACCGGGCTTATGCGCGAGGTCTGCGGCGAGGCCGTGCTCGACGACTTCTCGCTGTTCGAGCGCCTCGAGGCCCACGCCAGCGACAATGCGTTCCAGCAGCGCTTTCGCGAGGTCAAGCATCACAACAAGGTGGCGCTGGCGCGGCTCATCAACGAGCGCCTTGGCGTCAAGATCGATCCGTCGGCATTGTTCGACATCCAGATCAAGCGCATTCACGAATACAAGCGGCAATTGCTCAATGTCGTCGAGACCATTGCGCTGTACCAGGCGATCAAGGACGAGCCGCAGCGCGACTGGGTGCCGCGCGTAAAAATCTTCGCCGGCAAGGCGGCGGCGAGCTATCGCTACGCCAAGCTGATCATCAAGCTGATCAACGATGTCGCCGAAGTCGTCAACAACGACCCTGACGTCGCAGGAAGGCTGAAGGTCGTCTTTCTGGCCGACTACAATGTCAGCCTCGCCGAAGTGATCATTCCGGCCGCCGATCTATCCGAACAGATTTCGACCGCCGGCATGGAAGCCTCCGGTACCGGTAACATGAAGCTGGCGCTGAACGGCGCACTGACGATCGGCACGCTCGACGGCGCCAATATCGAAATCCGCGACCATGTCGGCGCGGAGAATATCGCAATCTTCGGCATGGAGGCCGGCGACGTCATGATCCGGCGCAAGCAGGGCCTGGATGCGACCGATGTGATCAGCCGCTCGCCGCGGCTGGCGCGGGCCATTACGGCAATCGAGAGCGGCGCGTTCTCGCCTGACGATCGCGCCCGTTTCGCCTCGATCGGCCACGCGCTGCGCTATCTCGACCACTACATGGTCTCGGCCGATTTCGATTCCTACTACACGGCGCAGCGCGGCATCGACGCGCGCTGGCAGGTGGTACCGGCCTGGACCCGCGCCTCGATCCTCAACGTGGCGCGGATGCCGTGGTTCTCCTCCGACCGCACCATCCGCGAATATGCCGAGGATATCTGGAACGTGCCGGTGCGCGCGACGTCGGCCGTGCCGGAAACAAGCGCGCAGCGCGGGGCGACGCGGTAA